One genomic window of Polyangium aurulentum includes the following:
- a CDS encoding serine/threonine-protein kinase, with protein MRIGDVIDDRFEILKLAGAGGMGTVYRALDRVSGAAVAVKVVHDASGEGTSRFAKEARLLAGLRHPHIVEYVADSIAPTGEPYLVMEWLEGESLDQRLQRQGLQFDESLVLARRVAGALGAAHEKGVTHRDIKPSNLFLADGAVDRVKVLDFGIAQLAGATTALTRTGTLLGTPGYMAPEQARGERGAIDARADVFSLGCVLFECLTGRPAFVGMHVMALLAKLLLEEAPRVRALRPEVPEELDALVARMLAKDPAERPADGAALAAALEELHVIDGRAASAHPKSQASLTGTETRFVSVVALGPAGAGVWSRDATLAHGLPPRVLGEVRCAVEPLGVKVEELVNGVLVAVVSGAGTPTDLAALGARCALRMRELVPDAALVLLSGRAQETGRLPVGEVLERAASMISTGSAQAGEDAPYRAIQIDEVTRALLDVRFDVVEVNRRILLLGERDVGGEARVLLGKPSPFVGRDREMRTLLDLVEESFEEEKSRVVLVTGPAGIGKSRLRHELSRRLKDSRPDLVALVGRADSVGAGSAFAMLGSAFRSSLGIAGGETLEAQQEKLARFVNSAVKEAERQRVLEFIGEMIGTPFPDEGSPRLRAARQDASRMAEQFQCAFTDIIRAHASARPVMLVLEDLHWGDIPSVKLVDVALRELPEQRFVVVAFARPEVQDRFPKLWAERDVQEIRLRELGRRAAESLVRSALGPAVTEETVALLVDRAAGNAFYLEELIRTVAEGRGDALPETVLGMVAARLSMLDAEARRVLRAASIFGETFWRGGVWTLVGEELGAGRRDWLAELVEKEIVSRRQESRIAHEEEYAFRHALLREGAYATLTERDRTLGHKLAGEWLEGAGETDPSLLGEHFDRGGEGARAAAYHLDAAEQALEGRDSEAALRLVERGIALGVEPELRAGLWAVEAEARSWMLDREGALRSARAALSLARAGSRIQSKAAVVMVQIATIHGRLDWLDEAMERLLHVDPEPDAISPFAAAIGGGVPLYLAMMQRGSAEQCIRRIEQVALGAIERDAIALACISYARAYWNLHAERDPWSLLENARAAAFHLERSGDRSLLPWVQAIIPATYVQLGVFDRAEEEFSRILGDDLWRRGSLDGKIARATEVGRAGMLLGQGKPDEALALATRMMQEAKERGELGTVLNGQIHLVTIHLRRGSVDAAEAEATAFGELASQIPMFALVHLILLARVRLAQGRLAEAAAIAERALAESRSSGLGYLALDAAVLLVRAEALHALGDHAAARRSIGEARDDLLGKAAKIPDPEVRRSFLEDLADHRRTLALAQEWLGAPEHTAAL; from the coding sequence ATGCGCATCGGTGACGTCATCGACGACCGCTTCGAGATCCTGAAGCTCGCGGGCGCTGGCGGCATGGGCACCGTCTATCGCGCCCTCGATCGGGTGAGCGGCGCGGCTGTCGCGGTCAAAGTCGTGCACGATGCGAGCGGCGAAGGGACCTCGCGGTTCGCCAAGGAAGCGCGGCTGCTCGCGGGGCTCCGGCATCCGCACATCGTGGAATACGTCGCCGACAGCATTGCGCCCACGGGGGAGCCCTACCTGGTCATGGAGTGGCTCGAGGGCGAGAGCCTCGATCAGCGTCTCCAGCGCCAAGGATTGCAATTCGACGAGAGCCTCGTCCTCGCGCGGAGGGTGGCCGGAGCCCTCGGGGCTGCGCATGAAAAGGGCGTGACGCATCGGGATATCAAGCCAAGCAACCTCTTCCTCGCGGATGGCGCCGTGGACCGCGTGAAGGTGCTCGATTTCGGCATCGCGCAGCTCGCGGGCGCAACCACGGCATTGACGAGGACGGGAACCCTGCTCGGCACCCCTGGATACATGGCCCCGGAGCAAGCGCGGGGGGAGCGGGGGGCGATCGATGCTCGCGCGGACGTGTTCTCGCTCGGCTGCGTGCTCTTCGAATGCCTGACGGGTCGCCCGGCCTTCGTGGGGATGCACGTCATGGCCCTGCTGGCGAAGCTGCTTCTCGAGGAGGCGCCGCGGGTGCGCGCCTTGCGGCCAGAGGTGCCGGAGGAGCTCGACGCTCTCGTGGCGCGCATGCTGGCGAAGGATCCCGCGGAGCGCCCTGCGGATGGCGCGGCCTTGGCGGCGGCGCTGGAGGAGCTGCACGTCATCGATGGGCGGGCGGCCTCGGCGCACCCGAAGTCGCAGGCGTCGCTCACGGGCACGGAGACGCGGTTCGTCTCGGTGGTGGCGCTCGGGCCTGCGGGCGCAGGGGTGTGGAGCCGCGATGCGACGCTTGCACATGGCCTCCCGCCGCGGGTGCTCGGGGAGGTGCGGTGCGCCGTGGAGCCGCTCGGCGTGAAGGTCGAGGAGCTCGTCAATGGGGTGCTCGTGGCCGTCGTCTCGGGCGCCGGGACGCCGACCGATCTGGCGGCGCTCGGGGCGCGTTGCGCGCTGCGGATGCGAGAGCTCGTCCCTGATGCGGCATTGGTGCTGCTCTCGGGACGGGCCCAGGAGACGGGCCGCCTGCCCGTGGGAGAGGTGCTGGAGCGGGCGGCGTCGATGATCTCGACGGGCAGCGCTCAGGCGGGTGAGGACGCCCCATACCGGGCGATTCAAATCGACGAGGTGACGAGGGCGTTGCTCGACGTGCGCTTCGATGTCGTCGAGGTGAATCGACGCATCCTGCTGCTCGGGGAGCGCGACGTGGGCGGCGAGGCGCGCGTCTTGCTCGGCAAACCGAGCCCGTTCGTCGGGCGGGATCGGGAGATGCGCACCTTGCTCGATCTCGTCGAGGAGAGCTTCGAGGAGGAAAAGAGCCGCGTGGTGCTGGTGACCGGGCCCGCGGGGATCGGGAAGTCGCGGCTGCGGCACGAGCTGTCGCGCAGGTTGAAGGACAGCCGACCGGATCTCGTCGCGCTCGTTGGAAGGGCGGACTCGGTCGGCGCGGGGTCCGCATTCGCGATGCTCGGCTCGGCCTTCCGGAGCTCGCTCGGAATCGCGGGGGGCGAGACGCTGGAGGCGCAGCAGGAAAAGCTCGCAAGGTTCGTGAATTCGGCGGTGAAGGAGGCGGAGCGGCAGCGGGTCCTGGAGTTCATCGGGGAGATGATCGGCACGCCGTTTCCGGATGAGGGGAGCCCCAGGCTCCGAGCGGCGAGGCAGGATGCATCGCGCATGGCCGAGCAGTTCCAGTGCGCATTCACGGACATCATCAGGGCGCACGCGAGCGCGCGGCCGGTCATGCTGGTGCTCGAGGATCTGCACTGGGGGGACATCCCCTCGGTGAAGCTCGTCGACGTGGCGCTCCGAGAGCTGCCGGAGCAGCGTTTCGTGGTGGTGGCATTCGCGCGCCCGGAGGTGCAGGACCGGTTTCCGAAGCTATGGGCAGAGCGTGACGTGCAGGAGATTCGCCTGCGAGAGCTCGGCCGTCGGGCCGCCGAGAGCCTGGTGAGGAGCGCGCTGGGGCCGGCTGTCACGGAGGAGACGGTGGCCTTGCTCGTCGACCGCGCGGCGGGCAATGCATTCTATCTGGAAGAGCTCATACGCACGGTGGCCGAGGGACGCGGCGATGCCTTGCCCGAGACGGTGCTCGGCATGGTGGCCGCGCGGCTCTCGATGCTGGACGCGGAGGCGCGGAGGGTCCTGCGGGCGGCGAGCATCTTTGGTGAGACGTTCTGGAGGGGGGGCGTCTGGACGCTCGTCGGAGAGGAGCTCGGGGCCGGGAGACGGGACTGGTTGGCGGAGCTGGTCGAAAAGGAGATCGTGTCGCGGCGCCAGGAGAGCCGGATTGCGCACGAGGAAGAATATGCGTTCCGACATGCGCTCCTGCGGGAGGGGGCCTACGCGACGCTGACGGAGCGAGATCGGACGCTGGGGCACAAGCTCGCGGGCGAATGGCTGGAGGGGGCGGGAGAGACGGATCCGAGTCTTCTGGGGGAGCATTTCGACCGAGGAGGGGAAGGAGCGCGCGCGGCGGCGTATCATCTGGACGCGGCCGAACAGGCGCTCGAAGGCCGAGACAGCGAGGCAGCGCTCAGGCTCGTGGAGCGGGGAATCGCGCTCGGTGTGGAGCCCGAGCTGCGCGCGGGGCTATGGGCCGTCGAGGCGGAAGCCAGGTCCTGGATGCTGGACAGAGAGGGCGCATTACGCTCCGCCCGAGCGGCGCTGAGCCTCGCGCGCGCGGGGAGCCGGATCCAGAGCAAAGCGGCCGTCGTGATGGTACAAATTGCGACGATCCATGGCAGGCTCGACTGGCTCGACGAGGCGATGGAAAGATTGCTGCACGTCGATCCAGAGCCGGACGCGATCTCCCCCTTCGCCGCAGCCATTGGCGGTGGAGTGCCATTGTACCTGGCCATGATGCAGCGGGGTTCGGCAGAGCAGTGTATTCGGCGGATCGAGCAGGTGGCTCTGGGCGCGATAGAGCGTGACGCCATCGCCCTCGCCTGCATCTCGTACGCTCGCGCCTACTGGAATTTGCATGCCGAACGCGACCCGTGGAGCTTGCTGGAGAATGCACGAGCAGCAGCCTTCCACCTCGAACGCTCGGGGGACCGGTCGCTCCTTCCGTGGGTCCAGGCCATCATTCCAGCGACGTACGTGCAGCTCGGGGTCTTCGATCGAGCCGAGGAGGAGTTCTCGCGCATTCTCGGTGACGACCTCTGGAGACGAGGTTCGCTGGATGGGAAAATTGCCCGGGCGACGGAGGTGGGCCGGGCCGGGATGCTCCTCGGGCAGGGGAAGCCCGACGAGGCGCTCGCGCTCGCGACCCGGATGATGCAGGAGGCAAAGGAGCGAGGCGAGCTGGGTACGGTATTGAATGGTCAGATCCACCTGGTCACCATCCACCTGCGCCGGGGCTCCGTCGATGCCGCTGAAGCGGAGGCCACCGCGTTCGGCGAGCTCGCGTCGCAGATCCCGATGTTCGCGCTGGTGCACCTCATCCTGCTCGCCCGCGTGCGCCTTGCGCAGGGACGCCTCGCCGAAGCCGCAGCCATCGCGGAGCGTGCGCTCGCGGAGAGCCGCTCCTCCGGCCTGGGCTATCTCGCGCTCGACGCCGCAGTCTTGCTCGTCCGCGCCGAGGCGCTCCACGCGCTCGGCGACCATGCCGCGGCGCGCCGCTCGATTGGCGAAGCGCGGGACGACCTCCTCGGCAAGGCCGCGAAGATCCCCGATCCGGAAGTGCGCCGGAGCTTCCTCGAGGACCTCGCCGATCACCGCAGGACGCTCGCGCTCGCGCAGGAGTGGCTGGGAGCGCCGGAGCATACCGCAGCGCTTTGA
- a CDS encoding serine/threonine-protein kinase PknK, which yields MHAGALIADRFYIERPAGSGGMGTVYRARDRLSGMPVALKLAAADDEPLHARALAEADALAALDHPAIVRLVAHGVAPDGRPFLAMEWLEGEDLARRLERAPLTVAEVVRLGARVAAALASAHARGVVHRDLKPSNLFLPGGEPAEVKVVDFGIARFAHAEARLTATGSIIGTPGYMAPEQASGEGVAGPAADLFALGAVLFECLAGHPAFSGASPIAVLAKVLLEAPPRLDAERSDLAPALVTLVADLLAKRPEDRPDAGAAAAALSALLPALAGGATLAPAPAPQAITGDEQRFACVLLVRPAPQERPATPVAPAKAGGGGDATLPAGDLPPLMAPERAALERLRAIVGPRGGRADGLASGDLVASWLDPGVPRDQATRAARAALLARKRFPGAALAVGSGMTERDGALPLGSALEHAAALLDADGARGDAVPLDEVTAGLLDARFQIAPAGAGHALLAERGPDEQEVRLVLGRAVPCVGRERELRLLLDTLDECLTEPVARAVLVTAPAGTGKSRLRAELLRFVRLRGDVEVWVASADELGAGSPFALLGEALERAAGTGPGDPLEGRHDRLGALVARNVPEEERARVTVFLGEITGAPFAAATHPALAAARREPALMAKGVRRAWLDLLAAETAARPVLLVLEDLHWGDAPSVKLVDAALAELHDRPFMVLALARPGVAARFPDLWSMRGGHELRLAPLPRRAAAQLVRHALPSADDALVARLVDRAEGNGLCLEELVRAAAAGRGEALPETVAAMVQVRLGELSSDERRLLRAASAFGEVFWKRAVLALLGAGQRPTALADSLEALVAREILVRRRVSRFPGEEELAFRHALLRDGAYATFTADNRRLAHRLAAAWLEGAGESDPLLLAAHYERGGEAARAAAWYCRTAERTLAGNDPHGAIAHAEKALALGPDEAVRLRVLQALAQAMMFAGRLAEAERWTEGVLAAVPRGSAMGCDATYAKLVLCLLRGDAELASLAMTAAEGVEATPENAGALLQLLGMVWGIFCFAGQVEGARPYLARAEAIVARFGASIDPGSLGTLCFRRWAFWLLTDFEPYQALREAEGALHLYELAGDRTRAGQARAGMGAALWSLGAFQRAEVEARRAVEEAGPGVHSGLVARAYLARLLAERGAFEEAAREALRARAESQAAGDGMAETAARLALAYVLKRQGAPAGAEGELRDTRPVTRSNQSNLHAGLAEARLAQGDAAEALKMAREVLAPEGWICTSARLKAREVEVRALLALGEREAARAGLGELRAEMVAIAARIEDEALRAAFLTRGPLCAPILALAAQEGVGAAGGC from the coding sequence ATGCATGCAGGCGCGCTGATCGCCGATCGCTTTTACATCGAGCGTCCAGCCGGCTCCGGCGGCATGGGGACCGTCTACCGCGCGCGTGATCGCCTGAGCGGCATGCCCGTCGCCCTCAAGCTGGCCGCGGCCGACGACGAGCCCCTCCACGCCCGCGCGCTCGCCGAGGCCGACGCCCTCGCCGCGCTCGACCACCCGGCCATCGTCCGCCTCGTCGCCCACGGGGTGGCGCCCGACGGGCGCCCCTTTCTGGCCATGGAGTGGCTCGAAGGCGAGGACCTCGCCCGCCGCCTCGAGCGCGCCCCGCTCACCGTGGCCGAGGTGGTGCGGCTCGGCGCGCGCGTGGCCGCGGCGCTGGCTTCCGCCCACGCCCGCGGCGTCGTGCACCGCGACCTCAAGCCGAGCAACCTCTTCCTCCCCGGCGGCGAGCCGGCAGAGGTCAAGGTCGTCGACTTCGGCATCGCGCGCTTCGCCCACGCCGAGGCGCGCCTCACCGCCACGGGCTCGATCATCGGCACGCCCGGGTACATGGCGCCCGAGCAGGCGAGCGGTGAGGGCGTGGCGGGACCGGCCGCGGATCTCTTCGCCCTCGGCGCCGTGCTGTTCGAGTGCCTGGCCGGCCACCCCGCGTTCAGCGGCGCGAGCCCCATCGCGGTCCTGGCCAAGGTGCTGCTCGAGGCGCCGCCCCGCCTGGACGCCGAGCGGTCGGACCTCGCCCCCGCGCTCGTCACGCTGGTGGCCGACCTGCTCGCGAAGCGGCCCGAAGATCGACCGGACGCGGGCGCCGCTGCGGCCGCGCTCTCCGCCTTGCTCCCCGCCCTCGCGGGCGGAGCCACGCTCGCCCCCGCCCCTGCCCCCCAGGCCATCACCGGCGACGAGCAGCGCTTCGCCTGCGTGCTCCTGGTCCGCCCGGCGCCCCAGGAGCGACCCGCGACCCCCGTCGCGCCGGCGAAAGCGGGGGGCGGCGGCGACGCCACCCTGCCCGCGGGGGACTTGCCGCCGCTCATGGCCCCCGAGCGCGCCGCCCTCGAGCGGCTGCGCGCCATCGTGGGCCCCCGCGGCGGCCGCGCCGATGGCCTGGCCAGCGGCGATCTGGTGGCGAGCTGGCTCGATCCCGGCGTGCCCCGCGATCAGGCGACGCGCGCCGCCCGCGCCGCCCTCCTGGCCAGAAAGCGCTTCCCGGGCGCCGCCCTCGCCGTGGGCAGCGGCATGACCGAGCGCGACGGCGCCTTGCCCCTGGGCAGCGCGCTCGAGCACGCGGCCGCGCTCCTCGACGCCGATGGGGCCCGGGGGGACGCCGTCCCCCTCGACGAGGTCACCGCCGGCCTGCTCGACGCGCGCTTCCAGATCGCGCCCGCAGGGGCAGGCCACGCGCTCCTCGCCGAGCGCGGCCCCGACGAGCAGGAGGTGCGTCTCGTCCTCGGCCGGGCGGTCCCCTGCGTGGGCCGCGAGCGCGAGCTGCGCCTGCTCCTCGACACCCTCGACGAGTGCCTCACCGAGCCCGTCGCCCGCGCGGTGCTGGTCACGGCGCCTGCGGGGACCGGCAAATCGCGCCTGCGGGCGGAGCTGTTGCGCTTCGTGCGCCTGCGCGGCGACGTCGAGGTCTGGGTGGCGAGCGCCGACGAGCTCGGCGCCGGCTCGCCCTTCGCGCTGCTCGGCGAGGCCCTCGAGCGGGCGGCGGGCACGGGCCCCGGCGATCCCCTCGAGGGGCGCCACGACCGGCTCGGGGCGCTCGTGGCCCGGAACGTCCCCGAGGAGGAGCGCGCCCGCGTGACCGTGTTCCTCGGCGAGATCACCGGCGCGCCCTTCGCCGCGGCGACCCACCCGGCGCTCGCCGCCGCCCGCCGCGAGCCGGCCCTCATGGCCAAGGGGGTCCGCCGCGCCTGGCTCGATCTGCTCGCCGCCGAGACCGCCGCGCGCCCCGTCCTGCTCGTGCTCGAGGACCTGCACTGGGGCGACGCGCCCAGCGTGAAGCTCGTCGACGCGGCCCTCGCGGAGCTGCACGACCGCCCCTTCATGGTCCTCGCCCTGGCGCGCCCGGGGGTCGCGGCGCGCTTCCCCGACCTGTGGTCGATGCGCGGCGGCCACGAGCTGCGCCTCGCCCCGCTCCCGCGCCGCGCCGCCGCCCAGCTCGTCCGCCACGCCTTGCCCTCTGCCGACGACGCCCTCGTCGCGCGCCTCGTCGACCGCGCCGAGGGCAACGGGCTTTGCCTGGAAGAGCTCGTCCGCGCCGCCGCCGCGGGCCGCGGCGAGGCCCTGCCCGAGACGGTCGCCGCCATGGTCCAGGTCCGGCTCGGGGAGCTGTCCTCGGACGAGCGTCGCCTCTTGCGCGCGGCCAGCGCCTTCGGCGAGGTCTTCTGGAAGCGCGCCGTTCTCGCCTTGCTCGGCGCGGGCCAGCGCCCGACCGCCCTCGCGGATTCCCTCGAGGCGCTGGTGGCGCGCGAGATCCTCGTCCGCCGCCGGGTGAGCCGTTTTCCCGGCGAGGAGGAGCTCGCCTTCCGCCACGCGCTGCTCCGTGACGGCGCCTACGCGACCTTCACCGCCGACAATCGCCGCCTCGCCCACCGCCTCGCCGCGGCCTGGCTCGAGGGGGCGGGCGAGAGCGATCCGCTGCTCCTCGCGGCCCACTACGAGCGCGGCGGCGAGGCGGCGCGCGCCGCGGCCTGGTACTGCCGCACCGCAGAGCGGACCCTCGCGGGCAACGATCCTCACGGCGCCATCGCGCACGCCGAAAAGGCCCTCGCCCTCGGCCCCGACGAGGCGGTGCGTCTGCGGGTGCTCCAGGCCCTGGCGCAGGCGATGATGTTCGCGGGTCGCCTCGCCGAGGCCGAGCGCTGGACCGAGGGGGTCCTCGCGGCCGTCCCCCGGGGCAGCGCCATGGGGTGCGATGCGACGTACGCCAAGCTCGTCCTCTGCTTGTTGCGTGGCGATGCAGAGCTCGCCTCGCTCGCGATGACCGCCGCCGAGGGGGTGGAGGCGACGCCCGAGAACGCCGGGGCGCTCCTGCAGCTCCTGGGCATGGTCTGGGGGATCTTCTGCTTCGCGGGCCAGGTGGAGGGGGCCCGACCCTACCTCGCCCGCGCGGAGGCCATCGTGGCGAGGTTCGGCGCGAGCATCGATCCGGGCTCGCTCGGCACGCTCTGCTTCCGCCGCTGGGCCTTCTGGTTGCTCACGGATTTCGAGCCGTACCAGGCGCTGCGCGAGGCCGAGGGAGCCCTGCACCTGTACGAGCTCGCCGGCGACCGCACGCGCGCGGGGCAGGCACGCGCGGGCATGGGGGCCGCTCTGTGGAGCCTGGGCGCCTTCCAGCGGGCGGAGGTGGAGGCGCGGCGCGCTGTCGAGGAGGCTGGGCCCGGGGTCCACAGCGGGCTGGTGGCGCGCGCGTACCTGGCGAGGTTGCTCGCGGAGCGGGGCGCCTTCGAGGAGGCCGCGCGCGAGGCCCTCCGTGCGAGGGCCGAGTCCCAGGCGGCGGGCGACGGCATGGCCGAGACGGCGGCGCGGTTGGCGCTGGCGTACGTGCTGAAGCGGCAGGGGGCCCCCGCGGGGGCCGAGGGGGAGCTGCGGGACACGCGTCCGGTGACGAGGAGCAACCAGAGCAACCTGCACGCGGGGCTGGCCGAGGCGCGGCTCGCCCAGGGGGATGCGGCCGAGGCGTTGAAGATGGCGCGCGAGGTGCTCGCGCCCGAGGGCTGGATCTGCACGAGCGCGCGGCTCAAGGCGCGGGAGGTCGAGGTGCGGGCGCTCCTCGCCCTGGGCGAGCGGGAGGCGGCGCGGGCCGGGCTCGGGGAGCTGCGCGCGGAGATGGTGGCGATCGCCGCGCGCATCGAGGACGAGGCGCTGCGTGCGGCTTTCCTGACGCGCGGGCCGCTGTGCGCGCCGATCCTCGCGCTCGCCGCGCAGGAGGGGGTGGGCGCGGCGGGGGGATGTTGA